A window of the Balaenoptera acutorostrata chromosome 13, mBalAcu1.1, whole genome shotgun sequence genome harbors these coding sequences:
- the LOC103000576 gene encoding 60S acidic ribosomal protein P1-like: MASVLELACIYSALILHDDEVTVTEGLFAKALANVNIGILIRNVGAGGPAPAGGPAPAGGPAPSITAAPAEEKKAEAKEEESGESHDGMCFGLFD; the protein is encoded by the exons ATGGCCTCCGTCTTGGAGCTGGCGTGCATCTACTCGGCCCTCATCCTGCACGACGATGAGGTGACAGTCACGGAGG GCTTGTTTGCAAAGGCTTTGGCCAATGTCAACATCGGGATCCTCATCCGCAATGTGGGGGCAGGTGGACCTGCCCCAGCAGGAGGTCCCGCCCCAGCAGGAGGTCCCGCCCCCTCCATCACTGCTGCCCCAGCTgaggagaagaaagcagaagcaaaggaagaagAATCTGGAGAGTCTCATGATGGCATGTGCTTTGGTCTTTTTGACTAA